One Tribolium castaneum strain GA2 chromosome 6, icTriCast1.1, whole genome shotgun sequence genomic window, aaactttgataaaaaaattcgaactGATGTGAAAGTGATTTCATTATTTAGCTTCTTCAAACAAGATCCCCTTTTATCGCCGGTCACAAATAGAGCTGTTCCACTCGTTTCATTGCCATGTCAACACATACGTGCCTAATTAAACCCACCCTTCCACTTAATTCCATCCCTTTCAATCCTAAAATAAAGTCTCGTCTAATCATCTTCGAGCGTAATTATCTAAATATAAGTCGCTTCCAAAATCTTGCACGACCAATTTATCACACTACAACCGTACCATCCCACTTGGCTTAGGTCTACACACACGTATGTAGACGCAAAACCCCGAATTAATCTCCCTTTTAGGTCCGAATTTAACTAGAATAAAGGCGACTCAAGATATATctttattcagtttttttaacagatttataAGTTTCTCAGCGATATCAAAGCGCTGGTTTGAGTCAACACAGTCTTCAAGCAGTAAGAAAAGTTCGTTATTATATCGAGCGATTGTCGGAGGCGGTGAATGAAGGAGGCCATTTGCCATCATGGGCCAAGGAGCTTTACGACTCAACAAcaactaaaacaaaaatgttacgATTGTAAAACTTCAAGTTTCAAACTCACTCGGCACACGGCATAGATATTGTGGTCACTTAAagagtttgaacagatttcgGCTTCACTAAAGATAAAATCATCGTCAGGGAAAAATTGAGTATTATGAACAACATCGGTTtgattttctacaatttaattaattaactaaaatttgcgattctagttttttaattatttaacctTTGCGTTGCAAAATAACATGTTCCAAGTCGACAAAAGTCAGTTTGAAATTATGATCGACTGCGATGTTATCAGGTGATATATCTGTCAAATACACCCTGAAATCGTGATGTTTGTGTGTAAAATCAATAGCAGCTTCCAACAATTGCAAAGCTAAAAAAGCTCGCACGTGCCATGGTGACGTTTCAAAATGATTGAGTGGTTGACCACAATACTCTTCGACAATTACAAAACCACAACTCCCATATAAGTTTGGAATCGGTCCGTTTAAAATTGCCAACATCAAAGGCTCGCAATTGACTTGACTAATCGTCCAAATTTGCTCCAAGTCGAAATATTTCCTCAATCTTTTGACTAAACGTTTCGCAACATCTCGATAACAAATTCTCAAACCACTGGCACTGTTAACTAAGTAATCAACGAGCGATTCTTCGTCAACAGAGTGTGATTTGATTTGTTCAAGTTCACTGTCATGGCCCAACTTTTTCAAAACGACCCTTTTTCCATCatattcagcaaaaaaaatatttttcacgctgaataaattataaaacaagtCGCTGAAAGTTTTATATTGGAGCCTGATCCTGGCGATATCCTTGCATAGATCACTGCCGTAACAGAACGGACATTTGCTCGGATCAAACAGATTTGAAACTCTTCGAGTCAAAATCCCGATGTAAATTCCGATGAGTGTGGAAATTATTAACAGGATCGTACCACATTTCATCTAAAAAGCGGAAATGCCATTACAGCCTATTGATTTCTGTTGAAGAAACTTCTTAGTTTAATCAACTCACAGGTGATAGAATCAACTAATTAATCGAATTTCTTCGGAACATCTGTTccaataaatttaacaaagaGGTTTGACCCTCGGTAAGGGATGCACGGACATGATAGGAAAACGTAGGGCGGGCAGTTGATGATATATTCTGGTTGTGACTTGACTCGGCTCTAAATATTGGCTTTGCTAATGATTGCCAATTTGTTATACACTTTGCTGTAATTTTCACTCGATTCACTAAGATTTGAGACCGATCTGGCTTCCCTCTCCGTtatcaaaattgtaattaatcaTTGGTAAACGCCGCTGTTGTAGTGTCATTCTAATTAATGACGACTATTAATCTTGATAGACATATGACTTGCCCCAAGTCTTGTGCAAATACAACGGTATTTATCGTTATTGGTGTAGGACTTGTGAGAAAAACAGACACGAATTCAGTGGTAGCAAAAGTGAtcttatttgttattaatcgttttttttttcgaacacAAAGCCAAATCACCTTACCTTAATGTCGTATTTAGTCTTGTAGTTGGTGGAACAGTGCTGCTATTTCATCTGTAACAAGAAAAAATGCGACGAATTAGTGTAAAGTCACAATTTGTGCCTTGGTCGATAAATCTTTCTTATCTCCGACCAGATAGCGACGTTAATCCGTGAAGTAAGTGTGGTTTTATTGTAACACTGACCGTCTTGCGATTGGCGACCATCTTCCCTGAGAATAGcagaacgaaaaaataattgcgaAAATAGATTTATCCGTCTCcgaaattcaattaatataaaaacactttttttgcaTACTTGGTTGCTGTCGCCCCTCGACagattattaattaaagtacGTGCCGTGCGCAACCCTTTCCTGACtatcaaaatgtcactttatACCACTCCTCTCCGAAAGAGATTACGAGTTATTACGGTAATGGAAGGCAGATTCCGACTTGGTTAAACCTGGACTACCATGTCCAACAAATCGTGAATCGATGCCGACCTCTTTACCGACTATTGACATACCTTGATGCGAGTGAAAACCAATTTTTCCCAACAAAATTAATGACGTCAGAGACAATCAATCACGCCTCCGACTTTAAAACAAGCCAAATTTCGGAGGAATTATTCATAATAAGTCGCTGTACGTGCCCAGGTTGCAAACACAATTAAACAATTGGACGTTTAGCGCCCAACCTAGATCGATTGGAGGAGCGAACTCATCACAAGTTTGCTCGTTTAAATTTGGAACGTGGATGAGTGCCTCCGGTATTCTCTACTTTTCCGGTAATTAACGTGCATATGCCTCGAATGTAATTTGATTAGAAAAGTCGAGGTGGCGGCGGCGTCTGCTTGATTCATGAATGAAAATTTGATGCCAAGATGTTCTATAACAGGCgccgattttttttgtgaatggAATTAAACCGCACTTGCCAAGAAGCTGGCGCCGAGAGGTTTCATTGAAGAAATTAAGAGGTTTTGTTGGAATAAAGTGACTTTTATTCGGGCTTGCAAAGTTTGGGAATTACCATTTAAGGCTTTCAAGAGGTGTGTACGGAGAGTTTGCAAAAGTCGACACCATCTTGAATTTCGCCTTTTATTCAATAAACTTGAATATAGGTAGATGCCAGACTCAGACGGCTGCAAAATCGACTGTAAAACTTGgattttaacataaaatattCACAAAAATCGACACtcttattcaaaaaacttgaaatgTGATGGAACTGATACTTTGCTAAAGTAAAAAGGTACTAAAAAGAAAACCGACAATTAACGCCaacgtttttattatttttctattatttttcataTATACCATTAAATGTATCGCTAAACATGCAATTAAACacaaagtgaaataaaaactggTTCGCTTCTAGTCTTTCATAGTTTTCTTCCAAAATAAAcgtacaataaataataaatattttcttgaaAGAAAACACAAGACATTAACTTTGTAAAGATTGTAATCTATACCAAATACATAAGTAGGTACCATATAACTTTTTGCCAATTTGGcaacattaataaaagttgCTCCTTTTTGAATCCGAATCAATAAAAAACGCTGAAAATTTGGTTTCtttcaaatgaaatttgtCTCAAAGCCATGAATTACGATGGTcgataaaaattatacaaaatcaAGGATTCCTGAAGTATC contains:
- the LOC135265236 gene encoding divergent protein kinase domain 2A, which gives rise to MKCGTILLIISTLIGIYIGILTRRVSNLFDPSKCPFCYGSDLCKDIARIRLQYKTFSDLFYNLFSVKNIFFAEYDGKRVVLKKLGHDSELEQIKSHSVDEESLVDYLVNSASGLRICYRDVAKRLVKRLRKYFDLEQIWTISQVNCEPLMLAILNGPIPNLYGSCGFVIVEEYCGQPLNHFETSPWHVRAFLALQLLEAAIDFTHKHHDFRVYLTDISPDNIAVDHNFKLTFVDLEHVILQRKENQTDVVHNTQFFPDDDFIFSEAEICSNSLSDHNIYAVCRLLLSRKAPWPMMANGLLHSPPPTIARYNNELFLLLEDCVDSNQRFDIAEKLINLLKKLNKDIS